A DNA window from Flavisolibacter ginsenosidimutans contains the following coding sequences:
- a CDS encoding PRC-barrel domain-containing protein has protein sequence MDTTKHRRLQELDRSDFEVAKGEPDIRGWDVKNGAGLKIGEVEELIVDAQKKKVRYMVVDLDDNELKVEHRKVLIPIGLAELHEKDDDVLLPVITVDHLNSLPVYEKNHLDEETERRVCNILGRNTTATAQRIMNATEAKPQPAKATQQGKAKDTEQEDNFYQHEYFHDDNLYKHRLHEAGKQKKEESEYEKGLHLWELRSEGGVVPGETRRQSEREVNEERHMELVRNRRREYEERRGQPDRDDHRSADHHRRGKTIIERTRDEGLQDAP, from the coding sequence ATGGACACTACGAAACACAGGCGTCTCCAGGAGCTGGACCGCTCTGACTTTGAAGTTGCAAAAGGCGAACCGGACATTCGCGGATGGGATGTGAAGAACGGCGCCGGATTGAAGATTGGTGAAGTAGAAGAACTGATTGTGGACGCACAAAAGAAAAAAGTGCGCTACATGGTGGTGGACCTCGACGACAACGAGCTAAAGGTTGAACACCGCAAAGTGCTCATTCCAATTGGCTTGGCAGAACTGCACGAAAAAGACGACGACGTGTTGCTTCCCGTCATAACCGTTGACCACTTAAACAGCTTGCCGGTGTATGAAAAAAATCATTTGGATGAGGAAACGGAACGAAGAGTTTGCAACATCCTTGGCCGCAACACAACCGCCACGGCACAACGCATCATGAACGCAACGGAAGCAAAGCCTCAACCGGCAAAAGCAACGCAACAAGGCAAAGCAAAGGACACGGAACAAGAGGATAACTTTTACCAACACGAATACTTTCATGACGACAACCTGTACAAACACCGGTTGCACGAAGCGGGCAAACAAAAGAAAGAAGAGTCGGAATACGAGAAGGGTTTGCATCTGTGGGAATTGCGGAGCGAAGGCGGCGTCGTTCCCGGCGAAACGAGGCGACAAAGCGAACGGGAAGTAAACGAGGAAAGGCACATGGAGTTGGTGCGCAACCGCAGAAGAGAATACGAAGAGCGAAGGGGGCAGCCGGACAGGGATGATCACCGTTCGGCAGATCATCACCGCAGGGGCAAAACGATTATTGAACGAACAAGGGATGAGGGTTTGCAAGACGCACCCTGA
- a CDS encoding DinB family protein: MAETLPEVWLRGPVDGIPSLLQPAAHALLQAVEEIKTLLKDFPDALLWERPAGVASPGFHLLHISGVLDRLGAYAKGEQLSSDQLAYLKKESEPQEHSVGELIAKLEESVQRTLQQLKSTDESSLTNVRTVGRKALPSTVQGLLFHAAEHTMRHLGQLLVTVRVLKAIKSKG, encoded by the coding sequence ATGGCTGAAACATTACCCGAAGTATGGTTGCGCGGACCGGTGGACGGCATTCCTTCTTTGTTGCAACCGGCCGCACACGCTTTGCTGCAGGCGGTGGAGGAAATCAAAACGCTGCTGAAAGATTTTCCGGATGCACTGTTGTGGGAACGGCCGGCCGGTGTGGCTTCGCCCGGCTTTCATCTCCTGCACATCAGCGGCGTGCTTGACCGCTTGGGTGCTTATGCAAAAGGAGAACAGTTAAGCAGCGATCAATTGGCTTATTTAAAAAAAGAAAGCGAACCGCAAGAACACTCCGTTGGCGAATTGATTGCAAAACTTGAAGAAAGCGTGCAACGCACTTTGCAACAATTGAAAAGCACAGATGAATCAAGTTTGACGAACGTTCGAACGGTAGGAAGAAAAGCCTTGCCCTCGACGGTGCAAGGCTTGTTGTTTCACGCAGCCGAACACACGATGCGGCACCTGGGACAATTGCTCGTAACCGTGCGTGTGCTGAAGGCAATAAAGAGCAAAGGCTAA
- a CDS encoding PfkB family carbohydrate kinase has protein sequence MRCDVCCIGHITLDKIVTPESTVYMSGGTAFYFSHAIAGLDVNYLLVTALADSEQSAVAALRDQGVAVERLPSEHTVFFENRYNQSRDKRTQKVLRQADPFRPEQLTHLNASVFHLGPLLAGDMSAESIKALSAKGRISLDVQGLLRKVENENVMAVDWSEKKEVLPFVHYLKANEEEMQVLTGEEDIYQGLEALASWGVKEAIVTLAGNGSVVYSENKFYCIPAFEPSQVEDATGCGDTYMAGYLSQRIKGANVQQAGEFAAAMATLKIQSSGPFKGTKEDVSAVIKKSRRHEPFQKINQ, from the coding sequence ATGCGTTGCGACGTTTGCTGCATCGGTCACATTACCCTGGACAAGATTGTTACGCCGGAATCAACGGTTTACATGTCCGGCGGTACCGCTTTTTATTTTTCACACGCCATTGCCGGCCTTGATGTGAACTATTTGCTGGTTACAGCACTTGCCGATAGCGAACAAAGCGCCGTAGCAGCTTTGCGGGATCAAGGGGTTGCGGTGGAAAGGCTGCCTTCGGAACACACCGTGTTTTTTGAAAACCGCTACAACCAAAGCCGCGACAAACGAACGCAAAAAGTTTTGCGGCAGGCCGACCCGTTTCGGCCCGAACAACTCACTCATCTTAACGCAAGCGTCTTTCATCTTGGGCCGTTGCTTGCAGGCGACATGTCAGCGGAAAGCATTAAAGCGCTTTCAGCAAAAGGCAGGATATCGCTTGACGTGCAAGGCCTGTTGCGAAAAGTGGAAAACGAAAACGTGATGGCCGTTGACTGGAGCGAAAAGAAAGAGGTTCTTCCTTTTGTTCATTACCTCAAAGCAAACGAAGAAGAAATGCAGGTGCTCACCGGAGAAGAAGATATCTATCAAGGTTTGGAAGCACTAGCTTCATGGGGTGTGAAGGAAGCCATTGTTACCCTGGCGGGCAACGGTTCGGTGGTGTACAGCGAAAACAAATTTTATTGCATTCCAGCTTTTGAGCCTTCGCAGGTTGAAGACGCCACCGGCTGCGGTGATACGTACATGGCCGGCTATTTATCGCAACGAATCAAAGGCGCCAACGTTCAGCAGGCCGGCGAGTTTGCGGCCGCAATGGCTACCTTGAAAATTCAATCATCGGGGCCGTTTAAGGGCACGAAAGAAGACGTGTCAGCCGTAATAAAAAAGTCCCGCAGGCACGAACCTTTTCAAAAAATAAACCAGTAA
- a CDS encoding TetR/AcrR family transcriptional regulator, with protein sequence MRTKDESKIAAIYKATLSLVKERGLAGITMSDISREASIATGTLYIYFKNKDELIKALFCECREKSAKEYFAGVEATESFEEKMRTVFINIVRYKMTHFDVSAFLEQSYHSPFVCITDLKKKQKALNPLFALIEEGIEKKKIKNVAPDLVLSYLFGIVNEMVKKAYFSNKKLSSETTGQLYAMFRDGIR encoded by the coding sequence GTGCGCACAAAAGACGAATCAAAAATTGCGGCGATCTATAAAGCTACGTTAAGCCTGGTAAAAGAACGCGGACTGGCCGGCATTACCATGAGCGATATTTCCCGGGAAGCGTCCATTGCTACCGGTACGCTGTACATCTATTTTAAAAACAAGGACGAGTTGATCAAAGCGCTGTTTTGCGAATGCCGCGAAAAATCAGCCAAAGAATATTTTGCGGGTGTGGAGGCGACTGAATCTTTTGAAGAAAAGATGCGAACGGTTTTTATCAATATTGTTCGGTACAAAATGACGCACTTTGATGTCTCGGCTTTTTTAGAACAATCCTATCACTCACCCTTTGTGTGCATCACCGACCTCAAGAAAAAACAAAAAGCATTGAACCCGCTGTTTGCGTTGATTGAAGAAGGCATCGAAAAGAAAAAAATAAAAAACGTTGCGCCGGACCTCGTGCTTTCCTACCTGTTTGGCATCGTAAACGAGATGGTGAAGAAGGCTTATTTCTCCAATAAAAAATTGTCTTCCGAAACCACGGGTCAATTGTATGCCATGTTCCGCGACGGCATTCGTTAA
- a CDS encoding TolC family protein, which yields MTRLVSFVFLSLVASSSQAQSQSDSLLPSATVDQCIRYALTHQPIIQQAGIDEQLTDLSVRNRLADWYPQIGANYSLQHNFQRQTSFFNGVATPVGATNTSAAQLYLNQSIFNRDVLLARSTQGDVRLQARQATESRKIDVVAGVSKAYYDVLTTRQQIQVANENIARLQKSLNDAYYRYTAGVTDKTDYKRAQITLNNTTATKQANEAALKAKVEYLKNLMGYPVNEPLNVVYDSLQMEREVAFDTLQMPEYARRIEYSQLATQRRLQEANVLYQRNAFLPNVSATAGYNFNFLNNNFGKLYANNYPNSFVGLTASVPIFQGGKRKINVRSAQLQLTRTDLDILNLKNAINSQFATALGNYKANLANYNASKANVALAQEVYDVIQLQYKAGVKTYLEVITSEADLRTAQINYFNALYQVLAAKVDAERALGTLAY from the coding sequence ATGACCAGACTTGTCTCATTCGTTTTTCTATCCCTTGTCGCCTCCAGTTCGCAGGCGCAAAGTCAAAGCGATTCGCTGCTGCCCAGCGCCACGGTTGACCAATGCATTCGTTACGCACTTACGCATCAACCCATCATTCAACAGGCCGGCATTGACGAGCAGTTAACCGACCTGTCGGTGCGCAACCGCCTTGCCGACTGGTATCCGCAAATTGGCGCCAACTACAGTTTGCAGCACAACTTCCAGCGGCAAACAAGTTTCTTTAACGGCGTGGCTACACCCGTTGGCGCCACCAACACATCGGCCGCGCAATTGTATTTAAACCAGTCCATTTTTAACCGCGATGTGCTGCTGGCCCGAAGCACGCAAGGCGATGTGCGCCTGCAGGCAAGGCAGGCAACCGAGTCGCGCAAGATTGACGTGGTGGCCGGCGTGAGCAAAGCATACTATGATGTATTAACCACGCGGCAACAAATACAAGTGGCGAACGAAAACATTGCCCGCTTGCAAAAAAGCCTGAACGACGCTTATTACCGCTACACGGCCGGCGTGACCGACAAAACGGATTACAAGCGGGCACAGATAACCTTGAACAATACAACGGCTACAAAGCAGGCAAACGAAGCCGCGCTAAAAGCAAAAGTTGAATACTTAAAAAACCTGATGGGCTATCCTGTAAACGAACCGCTGAACGTAGTGTACGACAGTTTGCAAATGGAACGGGAAGTGGCTTTTGATACCTTGCAAATGCCCGAATATGCAAGGCGTATTGAATACTCGCAACTGGCCACGCAACGCCGCTTGCAGGAAGCCAACGTTCTTTATCAGCGCAATGCTTTTTTGCCAAACGTGTCGGCAACGGCAGGTTATAATTTTAATTTTCTGAACAACAATTTTGGAAAGTTGTACGCCAACAATTATCCAAATTCTTTCGTTGGTTTAACGGCCAGTGTTCCCATTTTTCAAGGTGGAAAACGAAAGATCAACGTTCGCTCCGCGCAATTGCAACTGACACGAACGGATCTTGACATTCTTAATTTGAAGAACGCCATCAACAGCCAGTTTGCAACGGCACTTGGTAACTACAAGGCAAACCTGGCAAATTACAACGCATCGAAAGCAAACGTGGCGCTGGCGCAGGAAGTGTACGACGTCATTCAGTTGCAATACAAAGCCGGCGTAAAAACTTATTTGGAAGTCATTACCTCCGAAGCCGATTTGCGCACGGCACAGATAAATTACTTCAACGCACTGTACCAGGTGCTGGCCGCCAAAGTGGATGCGGAACGGGCACTGGGCACACTCGCTTATTGA
- a CDS encoding efflux RND transporter periplasmic adaptor subunit → MNTKNLSSFFVGLFAMLLVACGDDKKAAQQGAAPPPVYVSVMTVKDTAAVYYEEYPATLAALNEVKLTAQVNGYITGVYFKDGSKVSKGQRLYSIDQQVYGANLQQAIAAQQVQETNLLKAQKDAERYHELDKHDAIAKQQVDYADAALDAAKKQVAASRAAVAAVRANVGFAEIRAPFTGTIGISQVKAGTAVVAGQTVLNTVSTDDPVAVDINVAQQDIFRFTQLQQQKTAANDSTFRLVFGTDVYPYPGHVYLVDRAVDPQTGTIKTRLLFPNKNGMLKAGMNATVRVASSAKTESILIPNKAVTEQLGEYFTYVVGDSSKVAQHKVELGQQIGADVIVKSGLQPGDKIVVEGVQNLRQGAVITTTKPAPPAQQKK, encoded by the coding sequence ATGAATACAAAAAACCTTTCTTCTTTTTTTGTTGGCCTTTTCGCAATGCTGCTCGTTGCTTGCGGCGACGACAAAAAAGCGGCGCAGCAAGGAGCCGCACCGCCACCGGTTTATGTTTCGGTAATGACGGTGAAAGACACCGCCGCCGTTTATTACGAAGAATATCCCGCAACGCTTGCCGCATTAAATGAAGTCAAGCTCACGGCGCAAGTGAACGGTTACATTACCGGTGTTTATTTCAAAGACGGAAGCAAAGTATCGAAAGGGCAACGCCTGTACAGCATTGACCAGCAAGTCTACGGCGCCAACCTGCAGCAGGCCATCGCGGCCCAGCAAGTACAGGAAACGAATTTGCTGAAAGCCCAAAAAGATGCGGAGCGTTATCACGAGTTGGACAAGCACGATGCCATTGCCAAGCAACAGGTAGATTACGCCGATGCTGCGTTGGACGCGGCAAAGAAACAAGTGGCGGCTTCAAGAGCGGCCGTGGCAGCGGTAAGAGCCAACGTGGGCTTTGCGGAAATTCGTGCGCCGTTTACCGGAACAATTGGCATTTCGCAAGTAAAGGCGGGAACTGCTGTTGTTGCGGGACAAACGGTTTTAAATACCGTATCAACCGACGATCCGGTAGCCGTTGACATTAACGTGGCCCAACAGGACATCTTTCGCTTTACGCAATTGCAACAGCAAAAAACAGCGGCGAATGATTCCACCTTTCGTCTTGTTTTTGGCACCGATGTTTATCCTTATCCCGGCCACGTTTACCTCGTTGACCGTGCGGTGGACCCGCAAACGGGAACCATCAAAACAAGGCTTTTGTTTCCGAACAAAAACGGGATGCTGAAAGCCGGCATGAACGCAACGGTACGGGTGGCCAGTAGCGCAAAAACAGAATCAATCCTTATTCCGAATAAAGCCGTTACCGAACAATTGGGCGAATACTTTACGTACGTGGTTGGCGACAGCAGCAAGGTAGCACAACACAAAGTGGAATTGGGACAACAAATTGGTGCGGACGTAATTGTAAAAAGCGGCCTGCAGCCGGGCGACAAGATTGTTGTGGAAGGCGTGCAGAACCTTCGTCAAGGTGCCGTTATTACCACCACAAAACCCGCACCGCCGGCGCAGCAAAAAAAATAA
- a CDS encoding efflux RND transporter permease subunit, giving the protein MIAETFIKRPVTAIVISIVIVLVGIIAMLTLPVAQYPDITPPTVNITGLFTGADAETVEQTTTTAIETQVNGSPGMDYISSNSTSSGQSSITATFKVGSDINIATLDVQNRVSVAQPTLPDAVKRLGITVRKRNPSIMVALAFYSPNGTHDAKFIGNFTNLYMRDALQRVPGVGDVVTRGADFSMRIWLNPEKLAALSLTPTDITAALTEQNLQVAAGTVGGNPQPLQQSFEYSVLTNSRINTKDQFENIIVRNASTTGSLVYLRDVARVELGVFDYNSNAFVNGKPASFLLIYQAPGANALDTYDGVLKALQEAKKTFPSDIDYLIPLETVSVVRTSIKEVVLTLLEALGLVVFVVFLFLQNWRATLIPLLAIPVSLIGTFIFFIPFGFTINTLTLFAFVLAIGIVVDDAIVVVEAVQHYIDAAEMSPKEATRAAMRDISGPVIAIALILAAVFVPVGFIPGIVGRLYQQFAITIAVSVLISAFVALSLTPALCSTMLRPSKEESAKKNWLEKFFAGFNKRFNRLTLSYSKGVASWIRKTPYVLVMMAVLFVGLFLLFKSKPTAFIPTEDEGRLYVTYEMPEATSTTRSIAMLNEVMGRIQKLPEVKVAGGLAGLNILNFSSKTNVGTIFVTLKPWDEREGKEHHVQTIAGKITQATSDIREARILAITPPAIPGLGQSSGFTFELQQTTSTDDIKGFEAVSRNFLAALNKRPEIAMAYTFFNTRTPSYKVDVDREKAKQLNVNIASVYTTLSTLLGSSYVNDINLYGRNFRVVAQADSSYRASLTDFNRYYVKNGGGGMVPLSSLVTTTLIEAPALITHYNIYRSIEINGSAKPGFSSGQAIDALKEVAAQTLPAGYGYEFSGMSREEIKAGSSSLYIFAMSLVFVFLFLAALYESWAIPFSVLFAVPIGALGSIIALTLIPSLTNNIYAQIGLITLIGLAAKNAILIVEYAKERVDHGMELIQATISAVRLRLRPIVMTSMAFILGVLPLALATGAAAESRRTIGWTVFGGMIAATTLAIFVVPVLFVLITKYSQSKRLKQVQEQTKAEHEVDRMITEHNL; this is encoded by the coding sequence ATGATCGCAGAAACTTTTATCAAACGGCCGGTCACCGCTATCGTCATTTCGATAGTGATCGTGTTGGTGGGCATCATTGCCATGCTCACCTTGCCGGTAGCGCAATATCCCGACATTACGCCGCCAACGGTGAACATCACCGGCTTGTTTACCGGCGCCGATGCGGAAACCGTTGAACAAACAACCACCACCGCCATTGAAACGCAAGTGAACGGTTCGCCGGGTATGGACTACATCTCCAGCAACAGTACATCAAGCGGCCAAAGCTCCATTACCGCCACGTTCAAAGTTGGCTCCGATATCAACATTGCCACACTGGACGTGCAGAACCGCGTAAGCGTAGCGCAACCTACTTTGCCCGATGCCGTAAAACGTTTGGGCATTACGGTTCGGAAACGAAATCCAAGCATCATGGTGGCGCTTGCATTTTATTCGCCCAACGGCACGCACGACGCAAAGTTCATCGGCAACTTCACCAATCTTTACATGCGCGATGCCTTGCAACGTGTACCGGGCGTAGGCGACGTTGTTACCCGCGGCGCCGACTTCAGCATGCGCATCTGGCTCAATCCCGAAAAGCTTGCAGCACTGAGCTTAACACCTACCGACATCACGGCCGCACTCACCGAACAAAACCTTCAGGTGGCCGCCGGAACGGTGGGCGGAAATCCGCAGCCTTTGCAACAAAGCTTCGAGTACAGCGTGTTAACAAACAGCCGCATCAACACCAAAGACCAGTTTGAAAACATCATTGTGCGTAACGCCTCAACGACGGGAAGCCTTGTTTATTTAAGAGACGTGGCCCGCGTGGAACTGGGCGTGTTCGACTACAACAGCAACGCCTTTGTCAACGGCAAGCCGGCTTCTTTTCTTTTGATTTACCAGGCGCCAGGGGCAAACGCTTTGGACACTTACGACGGTGTTTTGAAAGCCTTGCAGGAAGCGAAAAAGACGTTTCCCAGTGACATTGATTACCTCATTCCGTTGGAGACCGTATCGGTGGTGAGGACTTCCATTAAAGAAGTGGTGCTCACCTTACTCGAAGCCTTGGGATTAGTGGTATTTGTGGTGTTTCTTTTTTTGCAAAACTGGCGTGCAACGCTTATCCCATTGCTTGCCATCCCCGTGTCGTTAATCGGCACCTTCATCTTTTTTATACCCTTTGGTTTTACCATCAACACGCTTACGTTGTTTGCTTTTGTATTGGCCATTGGTATTGTGGTAGACGATGCGATTGTGGTGGTAGAAGCCGTGCAGCATTACATTGACGCGGCCGAAATGTCGCCGAAGGAAGCCACCCGTGCGGCCATGCGTGATATCTCCGGTCCCGTTATTGCCATTGCGCTAATTCTTGCCGCGGTGTTCGTGCCCGTTGGTTTTATACCGGGCATCGTGGGACGCTTGTATCAGCAGTTTGCCATCACCATCGCCGTATCGGTTTTGATTTCGGCCTTCGTGGCTTTGTCGCTGACGCCGGCGCTTTGTTCCACCATGCTTCGCCCTTCGAAGGAAGAAAGCGCAAAGAAAAACTGGTTGGAAAAATTCTTCGCGGGCTTCAACAAACGCTTTAACCGTTTGACGCTGTCGTACAGCAAAGGTGTGGCTTCGTGGATACGCAAAACGCCTTACGTGCTGGTAATGATGGCCGTACTTTTCGTGGGTCTGTTCCTGCTTTTCAAAAGCAAGCCTACGGCCTTTATTCCTACCGAAGACGAAGGCCGTTTGTACGTGACGTACGAGATGCCCGAAGCCACATCCACCACGCGAAGCATTGCCATGCTGAACGAGGTGATGGGCCGCATTCAAAAACTTCCGGAAGTAAAAGTAGCGGGCGGCCTGGCCGGTTTGAACATCCTGAACTTTTCCAGCAAAACCAACGTGGGTACCATCTTCGTTACCCTCAAGCCCTGGGACGAACGCGAAGGAAAAGAACACCACGTTCAAACCATTGCGGGAAAAATTACCCAAGCGACTTCCGACATACGCGAAGCAAGAATACTGGCCATTACGCCACCGGCCATTCCGGGCCTGGGACAATCGTCGGGCTTCACATTTGAATTGCAGCAAACTACCAGCACCGACGACATCAAGGGGTTTGAAGCGGTTTCCCGAAACTTTCTGGCAGCGCTAAACAAGCGTCCTGAGATTGCGATGGCCTATACGTTTTTCAACACCCGCACACCTTCGTATAAGGTGGACGTGGACCGCGAAAAAGCAAAGCAGCTTAACGTAAATATTGCCAGCGTTTACACAACGCTTTCCACTTTGCTCGGCAGCAGCTACGTGAACGACATCAATCTTTACGGCCGCAACTTCCGCGTGGTGGCGCAGGCCGATAGTTCTTACCGTGCATCGCTTACCGACTTCAATCGTTATTACGTGAAAAACGGCGGCGGTGGCATGGTGCCCTTAAGTTCATTAGTAACAACAACGTTGATTGAAGCACCGGCTTTAATTACACACTACAACATTTACCGCTCCATTGAAATCAACGGCTCGGCCAAGCCCGGCTTCAGCAGCGGACAGGCTATTGATGCATTGAAAGAAGTAGCGGCGCAAACACTGCCTGCAGGTTACGGTTACGAGTTTTCGGGCATGAGCCGCGAAGAGATCAAAGCGGGCAGCAGTTCGCTTTACATCTTTGCCATGTCGTTGGTGTTTGTGTTTTTGTTTTTGGCTGCCTTGTACGAGAGTTGGGCCATTCCGTTTTCGGTTTTGTTTGCCGTACCCATCGGCGCCTTGGGTTCCATCATTGCGTTAACGCTCATCCCAAGTTTAACCAACAACATCTACGCACAAATTGGTTTGATTACATTGATTGGTTTGGCCGCTAAAAACGCCATCCTGATTGTGGAATACGCGAAAGAACGTGTTGATCACGGCATGGAATTGATACAAGCAACCATCTCGGCGGTGCGTCTTCGCTTGCGGCCCATTGTGATGACTTCGATGGCGTTCATTCTCGGCGTATTGCCCTTAGCCCTGGCAACGGGTGCCGCTGCGGAAAGCCGGCGTACCATTGGCTGGACGGTGTTTGGCGGGATGATTGCCGCCACCACGCTGGCCATTTTTGTGGTGCCTGTATTGTTCGTGCTCATTACAAAATATTCGCAGAGCAAGCGCCTGAAGCAAGTGCAGGAACAAACAAAAGCCGAGCACGAAGTGGACCGGATGATTACCGAACACAACCTGTAA
- a CDS encoding TetR family transcriptional regulator — translation MEYNDKQIQIMEAAERLFADRGFAGTSVRDIAEAAGVNLAMISYYFGSKEKLMEAMFQHRGQHLKMQLQSILVNNNMAPIQKVEKLIDEYIDRIFQKQCFHKVMIREQMMDNTGPIAEQIAQLKLTNQTLFKQIIQEGQKKGDFKKGIDIPFLMMTLVGTAGQLITTQHYYRETNNLQPLSGEEFEKHIKKKLSAYLKTLFKAILSYEA, via the coding sequence ATGGAATACAACGACAAGCAAATTCAAATCATGGAGGCGGCCGAACGGCTTTTTGCCGATCGCGGATTTGCCGGCACGTCGGTAAGAGACATTGCGGAAGCAGCCGGCGTAAACCTGGCCATGATCTCTTATTATTTCGGCTCAAAGGAAAAGCTCATGGAAGCCATGTTTCAGCACCGGGGCCAGCACCTGAAAATGCAATTGCAGAGCATACTGGTTAACAACAACATGGCGCCCATTCAAAAAGTGGAAAAGCTGATTGATGAATACATTGACCGAATCTTTCAGAAGCAATGCTTTCACAAAGTGATGATAAGAGAACAGATGATGGACAACACCGGTCCGATAGCCGAGCAAATTGCGCAGTTGAAACTAACCAACCAAACGCTGTTCAAACAAATCATACAGGAAGGACAAAAAAAAGGTGATTTTAAGAAGGGCATTGACATTCCTTTTTTGATGATGACGTTGGTGGGCACAGCCGGGCAGTTAATTACTACGCAGCATTATTACCGCGAAACCAACAACCTCCAACCCCTTTCTGGCGAAGAATTTGAAAAGCATATCAAGAAGAAATTAAGCGCCTATTTAAAAACCTTATTTAAAGCAATCTTAAGTTATGAAGCGTAG
- a CDS encoding TolC family protein, with product MKRSRIASLAVFLFFTTISFSTFAQEKKNLTLTEAIDLSIKNSKQLKSSAAKIEEATFALKEAVERRLPEASASGAYLRLNNPNISLKTKSSSSSGGGTTAETPKPSQAVYGILNASMPIFSGFRIKYGIESAKYLEQAAKLDADNDKEAIVLNTIDAYNNLYKSKAVVDLVNENLQSARGRATQFANLEKNGILPRNDLLKAQLQVSNTELSLLDAQNNWKLANINMDLMLGLPETTELAIDSASLQTSVNLKGVEEYVQAGLQNRKDLSALGYRKKAAATAIKISEGEKYPSLAVTGGYMAADIPGVLSVTNVINIGLGVQYSLSSLWKNNSKVKQAEAREKQVAANEELLADAIRLQVNQAYQNYLSSNKKIDVHKTAIAQASENYRIVNNKYQNSLATTTELLDADVALLQARLNYAFAQSDAVVAYNRLLQSAGLLTGSTNK from the coding sequence ATGAAGCGTAGCAGAATCGCAAGCCTGGCCGTGTTCTTATTTTTTACGACGATCAGCTTTAGCACCTTTGCCCAGGAAAAGAAAAACCTCACCTTAACAGAAGCTATTGACCTGAGTATTAAAAACAGCAAGCAACTCAAAAGCAGCGCGGCAAAAATTGAAGAAGCAACCTTCGCTTTAAAAGAAGCGGTCGAACGCAGGTTGCCGGAGGCAAGTGCAAGCGGCGCTTATCTCCGGTTGAACAATCCCAACATATCCTTGAAAACAAAAAGCAGTAGCAGTAGCGGCGGCGGAACAACAGCGGAAACCCCCAAACCCTCGCAAGCGGTGTACGGTATTCTTAATGCATCCATGCCCATCTTTTCAGGCTTCCGGATTAAATACGGAATTGAATCGGCAAAGTATTTAGAACAAGCCGCAAAGCTTGACGCAGACAACGATAAAGAAGCCATCGTACTCAATACAATTGATGCCTACAACAATCTATACAAGTCAAAGGCAGTTGTGGATTTGGTAAACGAGAACTTGCAATCGGCAAGGGGACGGGCCACACAATTTGCAAACCTTGAAAAGAACGGCATCCTTCCCCGCAACGATTTATTAAAGGCGCAATTGCAAGTTTCAAACACAGAACTTTCTTTGTTGGACGCACAAAACAACTGGAAGCTGGCCAACATCAACATGGACCTCATGTTGGGCCTGCCCGAAACAACTGAATTGGCCATTGATTCGGCAAGCCTGCAAACATCCGTCAATCTAAAAGGCGTTGAAGAATACGTGCAAGCCGGTTTGCAAAACCGCAAGGATCTTTCTGCGCTTGGCTACCGAAAAAAAGCGGCGGCAACGGCCATCAAAATAAGCGAAGGCGAAAAATACCCGAGTCTTGCCGTCACCGGCGGTTATATGGCCGCGGACATTCCTGGCGTGCTTTCGGTAACCAACGTCATAAACATCGGCCTAGGCGTTCAGTACAGCCTTTCTTCCCTGTGGAAGAACAATTCAAAAGTGAAACAAGCCGAAGCAAGAGAAAAGCAGGTAGCGGCTAACGAAGAATTACTGGCCGATGCCATTCGCTTACAAGTTAACCAGGCCTACCAGAATTATTTGTCAAGCAACAAAAAGATTGACGTGCATAAAACGGCCATTGCGCAAGCTTCAGAAAATTACCGCATCGTCAACAACAAATATCAAAACAGTTTGGCCACTACAACCGAACTGCTTGATGCGGATGTAGCGCTGCTGCAAGCCCGGTTAAATTATGCCTTTGCCCAATCCGACGCGGTAGTGGCTTACAACCGTTTGCTGCAATCGGCAGGACTGTTAACAGGATCAACAAATAAATAA